A genomic stretch from Frigoribacterium sp. PvP032 includes:
- a CDS encoding HAD family hydrolase produces the protein MTAVRAVSFDLDGTLFDHHGSARSAAVEFLGSLGVVASESTLARWFDAEEEHFERWRSGEISFSQQRRERLRSVLPPLGIDVPAGDADVDKLFGRYLQAYESSWQAFPDALPLLQSLRTASHRVGLLTNGTETQQLAKLRHTGLLDEFDVVCTSERIGFSKPDARAFVALASELGVEPAACLFVGDDPAKDADGARAAGMQALLVDDHRQRGLPIGELVASVIAASVGAR, from the coding sequence GTGACGGCGGTGCGTGCAGTGAGCTTCGACCTCGATGGGACGCTGTTCGATCACCACGGTTCGGCCCGATCCGCCGCCGTCGAGTTCCTCGGCTCGCTAGGGGTGGTCGCATCGGAGTCGACCCTTGCTAGATGGTTCGACGCCGAGGAGGAGCACTTCGAGCGCTGGCGGTCGGGAGAGATCAGCTTCTCGCAGCAGCGCCGTGAGCGACTGCGCTCGGTCCTCCCACCGCTCGGGATCGATGTGCCGGCCGGTGACGCCGATGTCGATAAGTTGTTCGGCCGTTACCTCCAGGCGTACGAGTCGTCATGGCAGGCATTCCCTGATGCGCTGCCGCTTCTTCAGAGCCTTCGTACGGCCAGTCACCGCGTCGGGCTGCTGACGAACGGGACGGAGACTCAGCAGCTGGCGAAGCTCCGGCACACCGGTCTCCTCGACGAATTCGACGTCGTCTGCACGTCCGAGCGGATCGGCTTCTCAAAACCCGACGCACGGGCCTTTGTCGCTCTCGCCTCTGAACTCGGAGTCGAGCCGGCGGCGTGCCTGTTCGTCGGTGACGACCCGGCAAAGGACGCTGACGGAGCCAGAGCAGCAGGAATGCAGGCGCTACTGGTCGACGACCACCGGCAGCGAGGGCTCCCGATCGGTGAGCTGGTCGCATCCGTGATCGCCGCATCGGTGGGCGCCCGATAG
- a CDS encoding RNA polymerase sigma factor, with the protein MFRNEARGLLGFFIRRDVPAEDAADLVSETFLAAWQSSTTRTIEPDMLRAWLFGIARKKLSQHLRGRTRRTALSARLRLTVSADALEQHASTENMERVAYVRAAIEQLPVVVREIVRLVYWDGFTQEEVALILGKRATSVRARLSRARKVLHDQLADKGPRDVPGAFRGRVIGTTDA; encoded by the coding sequence TTGTTCCGCAACGAGGCTAGAGGGCTGCTCGGGTTCTTCATACGACGTGACGTACCAGCCGAGGACGCAGCGGATCTCGTCAGTGAAACGTTCCTCGCAGCCTGGCAATCGAGCACGACCCGCACAATCGAACCGGACATGCTTCGTGCCTGGCTGTTTGGCATCGCTCGCAAAAAACTCTCGCAACACCTACGAGGTCGAACCCGGCGGACCGCCTTGAGCGCACGCCTTCGGCTCACTGTGTCTGCCGATGCCCTCGAGCAACATGCCTCAACCGAGAACATGGAAAGAGTCGCCTACGTACGAGCGGCAATTGAGCAGCTTCCGGTGGTAGTTCGGGAGATCGTGCGCCTCGTCTACTGGGACGGTTTCACCCAGGAAGAAGTGGCTTTAATCCTTGGAAAGCGGGCCACGTCAGTTCGTGCCCGCCTTTCCCGAGCCCGGAAGGTCCTCCACGATCAACTTGCCGACAAGGGCCCGCGTGACGTGCCCGGCGCATTCCGCGGGCGTGTCATTGGCACCACCGATGCCTGA